The following proteins are co-located in the Poecile atricapillus isolate bPoeAtr1 chromosome 2, bPoeAtr1.hap1, whole genome shotgun sequence genome:
- the TMEM64 gene encoding transmembrane protein 64 has protein sequence MRAAGAAGGVCTGSRRGAAPLSPRARRAAGPRWGTPGRRGAPGAGREAEPWLRGRAPQRGRALLLPEPRRPPPSRGCHIGTAVPRRRFPERSGSPARGDGAPVLPPPPLPPPPGTRAPPGPLLPLPGRRERPRRRLTPQPRRRGRGGRRRGGRRGPSARRAAAKRGPLLPALPAAASPPPPGTRPGSAAGPWRGDEGTAAPARRLRGEAGSEGAARLGGSGAGRRGGGMRGAGAAALQLLSRAVKQAAAQGARQDLGRWLSRAAGTAAGGGGSGDTIGFVPAEAAGAGGLLLGPCAEQDGLPPAELLLCQLPEPGGGGHGLAEARGWRCSCCLLGTCWCKSCLSLCVLAAVCFASLAVVRQYLRDLLLWAESLDSLAGVLLFTVGFIVVSFPCGWGYILLNVAAGYLYGFVLGMGLMVFGVLVGTFVAHVACKRLLARWARARIQGSGTLSAIVRVVEGGSGLKVVFLSRLTLIPFGVQNAVFAITDLSLPNYLMASSLGLLPTQLLNSYLGTTLRTMEDVIAEQSVSGYFVFGLQIVISIGLSFYVVHRAQVELNAAIVACEMEMKTSLVKDTQPSINGSTTYCNKRTVTFSGGGVNIV, from the exons ATGCGGGCTGCCGGGGCCGCTGGGGGTGTGTGCACGGGCAGTCGGAGGGGAGCAGCGCCGCTCAGCCCCCGGGCgaggcgggcggcggggccccgCTGGGGCACACCCGGCCGGCGCGGCGCtcccggggcggggcgggaggcGGAGCCTTGGCTCCGCGGCCGAGCCccgcagcggggccgggcgctgctgctgccggaGCCTCGCCGGCCTCCTCCCTCTCGGGGTTGCCACATCGGCACCGCCGTTCCGAGAAGGCGCTTCCCGGAGCGGAGCGGGAGCCCAGCGCGGGGAGATGGAGCCCCggtgctgccgccgccgccgctgccgccgccccccgggacTCGCGCTCCGCCagggccgctgctgccgctgccgggACGGAGAGAGCGGCCTCGCCGCCGTCTAACGCCGCAGCCCCGGCGGCGCGGCCGAGGCGGGAGGCGGCGCGGAGGCCGCCGCGGCCCCTCCGCCCGCCGGGCGGCGGCGAAGCGCGGCCCCCTCCTCCCCGCCCTCCCCGCCGCCGCTTCCCCGCCCCCGCCCGGGACTCGGCCGGGCTCGGCAGCCGGGCCATGGCGGGGCGATGAGGGAACGGCCGCCCCTGCCCGCAGGCTGCGTGGGGAGGCGGGGAGCGAAGGGGCTGCGCGGCTCGGCGGCTCTGGAgccgggcggcggggcggggggatGCGGGGCGCGGGGGCCGCGGcgctgcagctcctctcccgGGCCGTGAAGCAGGCGGCGGCGCAGGGCGCCCGGCAGGACCTGGGCCGCTGGCTGTCCCGAGCCGCCGGGAcggcggcgggaggcggcggcagcggggaCACCATCGGCTTCGTCCcggcggaggcggcgggggccggcgggctgctgctggggccctGCGCGGAGCAGGACGGGCTGCCGCccgcggagctgctgctctgccagctgcccGAGCCGGGCGGCGGTGGGCATGGGCTGGCCGAGGCCCGGGGCTGgcgctgctcctgctgcctgctgggcaCCTGCTGGTGCAAGAGCTGCCTCAGCCTGTGCGTCCTGGCCGCCGTCTGCTTCGCCTCGCTGGCCGTGGTGCGCCAGTACCTGCGGGACCTGCTGCTCTGGGCCGAGAGCCTGGACAGCCTGGCCGGCGTGCTGCTCTTCACCGTGGGCTTCATCGTCGTGTCCTTCCCGTGCGGCTGGGGCTACATCCTGCTCAACGTGGCCGCCGGCTACCTCTACGGCTTCGTGCTGGGCATGGGGCTGATGGTGTTCGGCGTCCTCGTCGGCACCTTCGTCGCCCACGTGGCCTGCAAGCGGCTGTTGGCCCGCTGGGCACGGGCCAGGATCCAGGGCAGCGGGACGCTCAGTGCCATCGTCCGTGTCGTGGAGGGCGGCAGCGGCCTCAAGGTGGTGTTTCTGTCGCGGCTGACGCTGATCCCCTTCGGGGTGCAGAACGCCGTCTTCGCG ATTACAGATTTATCACTACCCAACTACCTGATGGCTTCTTCACTTGGGCTGCTCCCTACTCAGCTCCTGAACTCGTACTTGGGCACTACCTTGCGCACCATGGAGGACGTGATTGCAGAACAAAGTGTTAGTGGCTATTTTGTATTCGGTTTACAG ATTGTCATAAGCATAGGACTCTCGTTTTATGTCGTTCACCGGGCTCAAGTGGAACTCAATGCAGCTATTGTAGCGTGTGAAATGGAAATGAAGACATCACTTGTTAAAGACACTCAGCCAAGCATCAATGGCTCAACCACATACTGCAACAAGAGGACAGTAACATTCTCTGGAGGGGGTGTCAATATTGTGTGA